A genomic segment from Triticum dicoccoides isolate Atlit2015 ecotype Zavitan chromosome 1A, WEW_v2.0, whole genome shotgun sequence encodes:
- the LOC119348735 gene encoding ADP-ribosylation factor-like protein 2 gives MGLLSIIRKIKRKEKEMRILMVGLDNSGKTTIVLKINGEDTGVISPTLGFNIKTIQYQKYSLNIWDVGGQKTIRSYWRNYFEQTDGLVWVVDSSDVRRLDDCRTELHNLLKEERLAGSSLLVFANKQDIQGALKPDEIAKVLNLEVMNKDRHWKIVGCSAYTSDGLLQGFDWLVQDIASRIYVLD, from the exons ATGGGTCTCCTCAGCATCATCAGAAAAATCAAGCGCAAGGAAAAGGAGATGCGGATTCTCATGGT TGGCCTGGACAACTCGGGTAAGACGACAATTGTGCTCAAGATAAATGGGGAGGATACTGGTGTCATCAGCCCTACTCTTGGTTTTAATATCAAGACCATCCAGTACCAAAA GTACTCGCTGAACATATGGGATGTCGGGGGTCAGAAGACCATCCGTTCGTATTGGAGGAACTACTTCGAGCAGACTGACGGTCTAGTTTGGGTGGTCGATAGTTCTGATGTTCGAAGGCTTGATGATTGCCGTACTGAGCTCCACAATCTTTTGAAAGAAGAG AGACTGGCTGGATCATCGCTACTAGTTTTCGCAAATAAGCAAGACATTCAGGGCGCTCTGAAGCCTGACGAAATTGCCAAG GTTCTGAATCTTGAAGTGATGAACAAGGACCGGCACTGGAAGATCGTTGGCTGCAGCGCCTACACCAGCGACGGCCTGCTCCAGGGCTTCGACTGGCTTGTCCAGGACATCGCCTCCCGCATCTATGTCCTCGACTGA